Proteins from a single region of Hordeum vulgare subsp. vulgare chromosome 6H, MorexV3_pseudomolecules_assembly, whole genome shotgun sequence:
- the LOC123401551 gene encoding protein REVEILLE 1-like, which translates to MACTQLQEKAAMATDESTADHRRNRPSSHDMDLSGDDHVPKARKPYTITKQREKWTEEEHKRFLEALQLHGRAWRRIQEHIGTKTAVQIRSHAQKFFSKVTRESSGSSSGSGAAAATPTAAIQIPPPRPKRKPAHPYPRKADDGKHVQGLTRLERPPVRMCEQEEGSPTSVLTASRVEASGGGFSNNSSSSRSPAPSAAGSLYGSSVDRGDGCLSPNTKFQASEFTANGDAKEGSCTGSETSVLKLFGKKVVVNDTYQKPNTSTGNLQNGGDVGTEASDDTTTQGSRNLPSGGATEGSSWTPWPSSMQQFVYFVPQPDGFTTQSAMVPWFGTLPGAMFYQQAVAPNQHQRHRSETADNKFMQREGSWTGSNTGPGSAVHNSDAADSRGRGNSSESDKTPLPRLTKCESSVSVSLQRGFMPYKRCSAESESLRSEAPREETDGELTRLCL; encoded by the exons ATGGCCTGTACGCAG TTGCAGGAGAAGGCCGCCATGGCGACCGACGAAAGCACCGCGGACCATCGCAGGAATCGTCCGAGTTCCCACGACATGGATTTATCAGGGGATGACCACGTGCCAAAG GCACGCAAGCCCTACACCATCACCAAGCAGCGGGAGAAGTGGACGGAGGAGGAGCACAAGCGCTTCCTCGAGGCCCTGCAGCTCCACGGCCGCGCATGGCGCCGCATACAAG AGCACATAGGCACCAAGACGGCGGTGCAGATCCGGAGCCACGCGCAGAAGTTCTTCTCTAAG GTCACCAGAGAGTCGTCCGGGAGCAGCAGCGGCTCGGGCGCCGCGGCCGCGACGCCGACGGCGGCGATCCAGATCCCCCCGCCGCGGCCGAAGAGGAAACCGGCGCACCCGTACCCGCGCAAAGCGGACGACGGCAAGCACGTCCAGGGGCTCACGCGCCTGGAGAGGCCTCCCGTGCGGATGTGCGAGCAGGAGGAAGGGTCGCCGACGTCGGTGCTGACCGCGTCGCGGGTCGAGGCCTCCGGTGGTGGGTTCTCTAATAACTCGAGCAGCAGCAGGTCGCCGGCTCCGTCGGCCGCCGGTTCCCTCTACGGCTCGTCGGTGGACAGAGGGGACGGCTGCCTCTCGCCAAATACTAAG TTTCAGGCTTCAGAGTTCACTGCAAATGGTGATGCCAAAGAGGGGTCATGTACAGGATCAGAGACATCAGTCCTCAAGCTATTTGGCAAGAAAGTCGTGGTGAATGATACATACCAGAAGCCGAACACCAGCACCGGCAACCTGCAGAATGGCGGAGATGTCGGAACTGAAGCTTCAGATGACACAACCACACAAGGAAGCAGAAACCTACCTTCTGGCGGTGCCACAGAAGGAAGCTCATGGACTCCATGGCCGAGCAGCATGCAGCAGTTTGTGTATTTTGTTCCTCAACCGGATGGTTTCACCACACAATCTGCGATGGTGCCATGGTTCGGCACCCTGCCTGGTGCAATGTTCTACCAGCAAGCCGTGGCTCCAAATCAGCACCAGCGCCATCGTTCAGAGACTGCAGATAACAAATTCATGCAGAGGGAAGGATCCTGGACAGGATCAAACACCGGTCCTGGATCAGCTGTACATAATTCAGATGCTGCCGACTCCCGAGGGAGAGGAAATAGCAGCGAGAGCGACAAAACACCTCTGCCACGGTTAACAAAGTGCGAGAGCTCTGTTTCGGTCAGCCTGCAAAGAGGTTTCATGCCCTACAAGAGATGCTCGGCCGAGAGCGAATCGCTGCGGTCGGAGGCGCCCAGAGAGGAGACCGACGGTGAGTTGACGAGGCTGTGCTTGTGA
- the LOC123401550 gene encoding PH, RCC1 and FYVE domains-containing protein 1-like, whose protein sequence is MAGGLEGRSSGTKGAEQAIAALKKGAHLLKCGKRGKPRFCPFRLSYDENLLIWYSKEREKSLSLSSVSSVVLGQKTTNLLRLHWPEKEPHSLSVIYKNGECSLDLICKDKDQADCWYLGLTALVSALYSPLLLVDSTSSRRINSCTNSPPSYIQQRSRLFSVHDTRKFTQVHSQYGSPRLIQNKVSKSSLDCSEAFASPRQRTWSGLDFYLERITPEMVNRVKNSFMDIPVAEKNQEGITQMPKLKPSEGSHVACGTDLLKDIFVWGEVPGSVLENGDAPKDNVSLPRLLKPTQILDVQNVACGENHAAIVTKQGEVFSWGKESGGILGHKVGASVSQPKIIESLASTPMKAIAFGAKHTCALAISGEIYEWGEGIHSLGRWDDHQCQRSQWFPHKLFDPVDGVSVLKIACGQWHTAIISSSGQLFTYGDGTFGVLGHGDTLSVARPKEVESLKGLRAKAVACGPWHTAAIVEILGTVKSNAPSGKLFTWGDADRGKLGHADKKSKLVPTCVKPLTESDFAQVSCAKALTVALTITGVVFTIGSTERGQLGNRRLSDTSICSVEGPLKTEFVRDISSGSSHVAVLTMNGKVYTWGKGTEGQLGLGDYTDRSSPTLVESLEDKQVDNIACGSNFTVAVCLHRSVSGKDQSVCSSCQLSFTFTRKKHNCYNCGSMFCNSCSSNKVSRAALGPDRSKRYRVCDVCFTQLQKIEGHGTLSSRLAIQKDEAFPTEIRAYTPKLSRIFKEANSIMEKMTTAQGSNQRNQDLTATVQLKTQRWGQVECPSQFKCARNNIPFCSISNKQTAGASLTQRMPGPVAPKGTSSMPEAATNLKAELDSTENILLGEVKHLQAQVTTLAEQCRHRSLKIQLYKRKVEETWLIIMTEAAKCKAAKEIIKVLTNQRNTLSKKILAGEQPYNSTRTPSCTTDGQPVKAELSDPPDKNPVTGKFQQLRSIKDHHQQQVERERIQSSSAAMASGSIAHRDGRRAPSNSNIYAGETDATVPPTDPNGAIEQIERGVYVTVVTSPGGNKGVKRIRFSRKHFGEKEAQKWWEANESKVFAKYSSTEQA, encoded by the exons ATGGCGGGGGGGCTCGAGGGGAGGAGCTCTGGAACCAAAGGGGCCGAGCAG GCCATTGCTGCTCTCAAGAAAGGTGCCCATCTACTCAAGTGCGGGAAGAGGGGGAAGCCCAGGTTCTGCCCTTTCAGGCTATCATAT GATGAAAACCTGCTAATATGGTACTCTAAAGAGAGGGAAAAAAGTCTGAGCTTGAGTTCGGTGTCGAGTGTGGTTCTCGGACAGAAAACG ACAAACCTTTTGCGTTTGCATTGGCCAGAAAAGGAACCTCACTCCTTGTCAGTCATATACAAGAATGGTGAATGCTCACTAGACTTG ATCTGCAAAGACAAGGACCAAGCTGACTGCTGGTATCTAGGCCTAACAGCCTTGGTATCTGCTCTATATAGTCCTCTTCTTTTGGTTGATTCAACAAGCAGCCGTCGGATAAACAGTTGCACAAATAGCCCTCCTAGCTATATTCAGCAAAGGAGTAGGTTATTTTCAGTACATGACACAAGAAAGTTCACCCAG GTACACTCACAGTATGGCAGTCCTAGGTTGATACAGAACAAAGTATCGAAGAGCAGTCTGGATTGCTCAGAAGCATTCGCCTCTCCAAGGCAGAGAACATGGTCAGGCCTAGATTTCTACTTGGAAAGGATTACTCCTGAAATGGTAAACAGAGTTAAAAACAGTTTCATGGATATACCAGTGgctgaaaaaaatcaggagggaatTACCCAAATGCCTAAACTGAAACCTTCTGAAGGATCACACGTGGCATGTGGAACAGATTTGCTGAAGGACATCTTTGTCTGGGGAGAAGTTCCTGGCAGTGTGTTAGAGAATGGAGATGCACCAAAAGATAATGTTTCACTTCCAAGGTTATTGAAGCCAACCCAGATTCTTGACGTGCAGAACGTCGCCTGTGGAGAGAATCATGCAGCAATAGTTACTAAGCAAGGGGAGGTCTTCTCCTGGGGAAAGGAGAGTGGTGGGATATTGGGACACAAAGTGGGTGCCAGTGTCTCCCAACCTAAGATTATTGAGTCTCTTGCCTCTACCCCTATGAAGGCTATTGCATTTGGGGCAAAGCACACCTGTGCACTTGCAATTTCAGGAGAAATTTATGAGTGGGGTGAAGGGATTCACAGCTTGGGTCGGTGGGATGATCATCAGTGTCAAAGGAGCCAATGGTTCCCACACAAACTGTTTGATCCAGTGGACGGCGTATCTGTTCTGAAGATCGCATGTGGTCAATGGCACACGGCTATCATATCCTCCTCTGGTCAACTGTTCACATATGGCGATGGAACATTTGGTGTTCTTGGACATGGCGACACGTTGAGTGTGGCTCGGCCCAAAGAAGTAGAGTCTCTCAAAGGGTTAAGAGCCAAGGCTGTCGCATGTGGGCCATGGCACACAGCTGCCATTGTGGAAATATTAGGCACTGTCAAGAGCAATGCTCCCAGTGGGAAGCTGTTCACTTGGGGTGATGCAGATAGAGGAAAGCTGGGTCATGCTGACAAAAAATCCAAGCTTGTACCGACCTGTGTCAAGCCACTCACTGAGTCTGATTTTGCTCAGGTATCCTGTGCTAAGGCACTGACAGTTGCGCTTACAATAACAGGTGTTGTTTTCACCATTGGAAGCACGGAACGCGGACAATTAGGCAACCGCCGATTGAGTGACACATCTATTTGTTCAGTTGAAGGGCCTCTTAAGACTGAGTTTGTCAGAGATATATCGTCAGGCTCTTCCCATGTCGCAGTTTTGACAATGAATGGAAAGGTATATACCTGGGGCAAAGGCACAGAAGGTCAACTTGGTTTAGGTGACTATACTGACAGGAGCTCCCCAACTCTAGTGGAGTCCTTGGAAGATAAGCAAGTGGACAACATAGCTTGCGGTTCCAATTTCACTGTTGCCGTTTGTTTACACAGGTCTGTCTCAGGCAAGGATCAATCTGTATGCAGCAGTTGCCAATTGTCTTTTACCTTTACAAGGAAGAAGCacaactgctacaactgtggttCCATGTTCTGCAATTCCTGCAGCAGCAACAAGGTTTCAAGGGCAGCTCTTGGGCCAGATAGGAGCAAAAGGTACCGTGTTTGCGATGTGTGTTTCACTCAACTGCAGAAGATTGAAGGACATGGCACACTAAGTTCACGATTGGCGATCCAAAAGGACGAGGCATTTCCAACAGAAATAAGAGCATATACACCAAAGTTGTCACGCATATTCAAGGAAGCAAATTCTATCATGGAAAAAATGACAACGGCACAGGGTTCCAATCAAAGAAATCAGGACCTGACTGCAACGGTTCAACTGAAAACGCAGAGATGGGGGCAAGTAGAGTGCCCCAGTCAATTTAAATGTGCACGAAACAACATTCCATTCTGTTCCATATCAAATAAACAGACAGCCGGCGCTTCTCTTACACAGAGAATGCCTGGACCAGTGGCCCCAAAAGGTACCAGCTCTATGCCAGAAGCAGCTACTAATTTGAAAGCAGAATTAGATTCGACGGAGAATATATTACTAGGAGAAGTAAAACACCTTCAAGCACAG GTGACCACCCTAGCAGAACAATGCCGGCACAGAAGCCTGAAGATTCAGTTGTACAAACGAAAAGTCGAGGAAACCTGGCTGATTATCATGACTGAAGCAGCAAAGTGCAAAGCTGCAAAAGAAATTATAAAGGTTTTAACCAATCAG AGGAACACTTTATCAAAGAAGATCTTAGCTGGTGAGCAACCATACAACTCCACAAGAACACCAAGCTGCACCACCGACGGGCAACCTGTTAAAGCAGAACTATCAGACCCACCAGACAAAAACCCGGTCACCGGCAAATTTCAACAGCTGAGAAGCATCAAGGATCACCATCAGCAGCAAGTGGAGAGGGAACGTATACAGTCTTCAAGCGCAGCTATGGCGAGTGGCTCGATCGCGCACCGAGATGGCAGAAGAGCACCCAGTAACAGCAATATCTATGCCGGGGAAACCGATGCCACCGTTCCTCCTACTGACCCCAACGGCGCGATCGAGCAAATCGAGCGTGGGGTGTATGTGACTGTCGTCACATCCCCTGGTGGAAACAAAGGCGTCAAGCGCATCCGGTTCAG TCGGAAGCACTTTGGCGAGAAGGAGGCGCAAAAATGGTGGGAAGCGAACGAGAGCAAGGTGTTTGCAAAGTACAGCAGCACGGAGCAGGCGTGA